A region of Dictyostelium discoideum AX4 chromosome 1 chromosome, whole genome shotgun sequence DNA encodes the following proteins:
- a CDS encoding hypothetical protein (Slime mold (D.discoideum) transposon DIRS-1, complete, clone SB41), with the protein MSTTVNNNEASSSNTSASNSAESFDLRMKSMEDQINNLSLAFTRFMKEPMFSSNTNSRSQPSHDDSDTENEQSEDESSNNTAKKNAPLKQI; encoded by the coding sequence atGTCTACCactgttaataataatgaagccTCTAGTAGCAATACCTCTGCCTCTAATAGTGCTGAATCCTTTGATTTAAGAATGAAGTCAATGGAGGATCAAATCAACAACCTTTCCTTAGCCTTTACTAGATTCATGAAAGAACCTATGTTCTCATCTAATACCAATTCACGTAGCCAACCTTCTCATGATGACTCTGACACTGAGAATGAACAAAGTGAAGATGAATCAAGTAACAACACAGCAAAGAAAAATGCACctttaaagcaaatttaa
- a CDS encoding hypothetical protein (Slime mold (D.discoideum) transposon DIRS-1, complete, clone SB41) produces the protein MGTFHSQTNITLVVFMDYLTHLFKHKPPFAFSTINGHRSMLNQLLLLRNQTDIANDPFITRIMTGIHKLRPSSAKYKEIWDANQVFKHLSTIKVIPKYTYTALLNKTLVLCKMFGLARSSDLVKWSFKGLIITTDSIKGPVINAKEQRSGVVSILELTSLDDTNSQVCPVRHLATYLRASKGRRKPHSGDSVFIKNEGSKLMILTQLYYQHSQSQVLILSSSNLTLPVPLWLLCCCQITFRSTLSRSCPIPLSLSRNSINQIVLVFSATIYTFLFS, from the exons ATGGGAACCTTCCACTCTCAAA CAAACATTACCTTAGTTGTTTTCATGGATTATCTTACACATCTGTTCAAACACAAACCTCCGTTTGCCTTCTCAACAATTAACGGTCATCGCTCTATGTTGAATCAGTTGTTACTCCTTAGGAATCAAACTGATATTGCTAATGATCCATTCATCACAAGAATTATGACTGGCATTCACAAGTTGCGTCCTTCATCTGCAAAGTATAAAGAGATATGGGATGCAAATCAAGTATTCAAGCACTTATCTACTATCAAAGTCATCCCCAAGTACACATACACTGCGCTATTAAACAAGACACTTGTACTCTGTAAAATGTTTGGTTTAGCAAGATCATCAGACTTGGTGAAGTGGTCGTTCAAAGGTCTCATTATTACTACTGACTCAATCAAAGGTCCAGTTATTAATGCTAAAGAACAAAGAAGTGGTGTTGTTTCAATCTTAGAATTAACATCTTTAGATGATACAAACTCTCAAGTATGCCCTGTTCGCCACCTTGCAACATACCTTAGAGCCTCTAAAGGAAGAAGAAAGCCCCATTCGGGTGACTCTGTCTTTATTAAGAATGAGGGCTCCAAGTTAATGATATTAACTCAATTGTATTATCAACACTCTCAAAGTCAGGTATTGATATTGTCAAGTTCAAATCTCACTCTACCCGTTCCGCTATGGCTTCTCTGCTGTTGTCAAATAACTTTCCGTTCCACGTTGTCAAGAAGTTG tcCCATCCCACTCTCCCTTAGTCGGAATTCcataaatcaaattgttttagtttttagtGCCACTATTTATacgtttttattttcttaa
- a CDS encoding hypothetical protein (Slime mold (D.discoideum) transposon DIRS-1, complete, clone SB41), which yields MSTTVNNNEASSGSTSTSNSAESFDLRMKSMEDQINNLSLALTRFMKEPMFSSNTNSRSQPSHDDSDTENEQIFNFPSNFQVNFAPFGTPEGITVSPNVKNNDTDLLIVEKRINDSLKPLLLMSSILSSDSSNVDVELISYLTQRAIVLVVNAQASLSRVLRNNIAKEIYGSEVLLPIKIKDTPKIFDETETERVRKLAKSIRKNNEAKQSLLKLNYHSKPNVKKLVNPSGNNTTGNSSDNKSSSGSNGRSNNFNGSPSNVASGSNNTKSANGTNNRFQKNRK from the exons atGTCTACCactgttaataataatgaagccTCTAGTGGTAGTACCTCTACCTCTAATAGCGCTGAATCCTTTGATTTAAGAATGAAATCAATGGAGGATCAAATCAACAACCTTTCCTTAGCCTTAACAAGATTCATGAAAGAACCTATGTTCTCATCTAATACCAATTCACGTAGCCAACCTTCTCATGATGACTCTGACACTGAGAATGAACAAA TATTCAACTTTCCATCTAACTTCCAAGTGAATTTCGCTCCATTCGGTACACCTGAAGGTATTACTGTATCACCCAACGTCAAGAACAATGATACTGACTTGTTGATTGTTGAAAAGCGAATCAACGATAGCTTGAAACCTTTGCTTCTCATGTCAAGTATCTTATCATCTGATAGCTCTAATGTCGATGTAGAACTTATTAGTTACTTAACTCAGAGAGCAATCGTCTTAGTTGTTAATGCTCAAGCATCGCTTAGTCGTGTCCTTCGTAACAACATCGCTAAAGAAATCTATGGTTCTGAAGTACTCTTACCAATTAAGATCAAGGATACACCAAAGATTTTTGATGAAACTGAAACTGAACGTGTAAGAAAGCTAGCCAAGTCAATCAGAAAGAACAACGAAGCTAAACAATCattgttaaaattgaattatcattcCAAGCCCAATGTCAAGAAATTAGTTAACCCAAGTGGTAATAACACTACAGGAAACAGTAGCGATAATAAATCCAGTAGTGGGAGTAATGGCCGATCTAACAACTTCAATGGATCACCAAGTAATGTTGCATCAGGTAGCAACAATACCAAATCTGCCAACGGTACCAACAACCGTTTTCAGAAGAACAGGAAGTAA
- a CDS encoding hypothetical protein (Slime mold (D.discoideum) transposon DIRS-1, complete, clone SB41) produces the protein MIAQPSHNDSDTENEQSEDESSNNVDVPTDYQLSDTLLGQYKHMVNNQGLLVK, from the exons ATGATCGC CCAACCTTCTCATAATGACTCTGACACTGAGAATGAACAAAGTGAAGATGAATCAAGTAACAATGTCGATGTTCCAACCGATTATCAATTATCCGATACCTTACTTGGTCAGTACAAACATATGGTAAACAATCAAGGTTTACTCGTCAAATAA
- a CDS encoding hypothetical protein (Slime mold (D.discoideum) transposon DIRS-1, complete, clone SB41), which yields MSTTVNNNDASSSSTSASNSAESFDLRMKSMEDQINNLSLAFTRFMKEPMFSSNTNSRSQPSHDNSDTENEQSEDESSNNVDVPTDYQLSDTLLGQYKHMVNNKGLLVEEECILKKDEISELNKVFNFPSNFQVNVAPFGTPEGITVSSNVKNNDTDLLIVEKRINDSLKPLLLMSSMLSSDSSNVDVELISYLTQSAIVLAVNAQASLSRVRRNNIAKEIYGSEVLLPIKIKDTPKMFDETETERVRKLAKSIRKNNEAKQSLLKLNYHSKPNVKKSVNSSGNNTTGNSSNSKSSSGSNGRSNNFNGSPSNVASGSNNTKSANGTNNRFQKNKK from the coding sequence atGTCTACCactgttaataataatgatgccTCTAGTAGTAGTACCTCTGCCTCTAATAGCGCTGAATCCTTTGATTTAAGAATGAAATCAATGGAGGATCAAATCAACAACCTTTCCTTAGCCTTTACAAGATTCATGAAAGAACCTATGTTCTCTTCTAATACCAACTCACGTAGCCAACCTTCTCATGATAACTCTGACACCGAGAATGAACAAAGTGAAGATGAATCAAGTAACAATGTCGATGTTCCAACCGATTATCAATTATCCGATACCTTACTTGGTCAGTACAAACATATGGTAAACAATAAAGGTTTACTCGTCGAAGAAGAATGTATCCTCAAGAAAGATGAGATATCCGAATTGAATAAAGTATTCAACTTTCCATCTAACTTCCAAGTGAATGTCGCTCCATTCGGTACACCTGAAGGTATTACTGTATCATCCAACGTCAAGAACAATGATACTGATTTGTTGATTGTCGAAAAGCGAATCAACGATAGCTTGAAACCTTTGCTTCTCATGTCAAGTATGTTATCATCTGATAGCTCTAATGTCGATGTAGAACTTATTAGTTACTTAACTCAGAGTGCAATCGTCTTAGCCGTTAACGCTCAAGCATCGCTTAGTCGTGTCCGTCGTAACAACATCGCTAAAGAAATCTATGGTTCTGAAGTACTCTTACCAATTAAGATCAAGGATACACCAAAGATGTTTGATGAAACTGAAACTGAACGTGTAAGAAAGCTAGCCAAGTCAATCAGAAAGAACAACGAAGCAAAACAATCattgttaaaattgaattatcattcCAAGCCCAATGTCAAGAAATCAGTTAACTCAAGTGGTAATAACACTACAGGAAacagtagtaatagtaaatcCAGTAGTGGGAGTAATGGCCGATCTAACAACTTCAATGGATCACCAAGTAATGTTGCATCAGGTAGCAACAATACCAAGTCTGCCAACGGTACCAACAACCGTTTTCAGAAGAACAAGAAGTAA